One Streptomyces lincolnensis genomic region harbors:
- a CDS encoding glycoside hydrolase family 35 protein yields the protein MSEFTVGDTDFLLDGRPVRLLSGALHYFRVHEEQWGHRLAMLRALGLNCVETYVPWNLHEPRPGGFRDVAALGRFLDAARAAGLWAIVRPGPYICAEWDNGGLPHWLAGHPRTSEARYLEQVGRWFARLLPEIVSRQIDRGGPVLMVQVENEYGSYGSDARYLERLADLLRAGGVTVPLCTSDGPEDHMLTGGSLPGVLATVNFGSHAREAFGALRRHRPAGPLMCMEFWCGWFDHWGEEHVVRDPADAVGGLREILECGASVNLYMAHGGTSFAGWAGANRGGEVQDGPFLPDVTSYDYDAPVDEYGRPTEKFWRMREVLAEYAGAPLPEPPAPPTALGVTTEARLTGWAHLEDVLEALGGPETVSAVPPTFEELDVDRGVVRYEVTVPGPRRPYPLTARGLRDRAVVYVDGEPAGVLTEHDDRLKEPVAGHARVELWVESLGRVGYGPRTGEAKGITGGLLHERQYLHGVRARGLRLDALDGVGAVSAVPFREPPGDGSPGLYRGTVTVAGAGDACLELSGWTRGFVWINGFGLGRYWSAGPQRSLYVPGPVVREGTNEIWVLEFEQAGAAPPVLGPVPGIGTRENPPACP from the coding sequence ATGAGCGAGTTCACGGTGGGGGACACGGACTTCCTGCTGGACGGCCGGCCGGTGCGGCTGCTGTCCGGGGCGCTGCACTACTTCCGGGTGCACGAGGAGCAGTGGGGTCACCGGCTGGCGATGCTGCGGGCGCTGGGCCTGAACTGCGTGGAGACGTACGTGCCGTGGAACCTGCACGAGCCGCGGCCGGGTGGGTTCCGGGACGTGGCGGCCCTGGGCCGGTTCCTGGACGCGGCGCGGGCGGCGGGGCTGTGGGCGATCGTGCGGCCGGGGCCGTACATCTGCGCCGAGTGGGACAACGGCGGGCTGCCGCACTGGCTGGCCGGGCACCCGCGCACGAGCGAGGCGCGCTATCTGGAGCAGGTGGGGCGCTGGTTCGCGCGGCTGCTGCCCGAGATCGTGTCCCGGCAGATCGACCGCGGCGGCCCGGTGCTGATGGTCCAGGTGGAGAACGAGTACGGCAGCTACGGTTCGGACGCGCGCTACCTGGAGCGTCTGGCCGACCTGCTGCGCGCCGGGGGCGTCACGGTGCCGCTGTGCACGTCGGACGGCCCGGAGGACCACATGCTCACCGGCGGCTCGCTGCCCGGGGTGCTCGCCACGGTGAACTTCGGCTCCCACGCGCGCGAGGCGTTCGGGGCGCTGCGCCGGCACCGGCCCGCCGGGCCGCTGATGTGCATGGAGTTCTGGTGCGGCTGGTTCGACCACTGGGGCGAGGAGCATGTCGTACGGGATCCGGCGGACGCGGTGGGGGGTCTGCGGGAGATCCTGGAGTGCGGGGCGTCGGTGAATCTGTACATGGCGCACGGGGGCACCAGCTTCGCGGGCTGGGCGGGCGCCAACCGGGGTGGTGAGGTCCAGGACGGGCCGTTCCTGCCGGATGTGACGTCCTACGACTACGACGCCCCGGTCGACGAGTACGGGCGCCCCACGGAGAAGTTCTGGCGTATGCGCGAGGTCCTCGCCGAGTACGCCGGGGCACCGCTGCCCGAGCCGCCCGCCCCGCCCACCGCGCTGGGCGTCACGACCGAGGCACGTCTGACCGGCTGGGCGCACCTGGAGGACGTCCTGGAGGCGCTCGGGGGTCCGGAGACGGTGTCCGCGGTGCCGCCGACCTTCGAGGAGCTGGACGTCGACCGGGGCGTGGTGCGCTACGAGGTGACCGTGCCCGGACCCCGCCGGCCGTATCCGCTGACGGCGCGCGGGCTGCGGGACCGGGCCGTGGTGTACGTCGACGGCGAACCGGCGGGCGTGCTCACCGAGCACGACGACCGGCTGAAGGAGCCCGTCGCCGGGCACGCGCGCGTGGAGCTGTGGGTGGAGTCCCTGGGGAGGGTCGGCTACGGGCCGCGGACCGGCGAGGCCAAGGGGATCACCGGGGGGCTGCTGCACGAGCGCCAGTATCTGCACGGGGTACGCGCGCGGGGGCTGCGGCTGGACGCGCTGGACGGCGTGGGCGCCGTGAGCGCCGTCCCGTTCCGGGAGCCGCCGGGGGACGGCTCGCCGGGCCTGTACCGGGGCACCGTCACGGTCGCGGGGGCGGGCGACGCCTGTCTGGAACTGTCCGGCTGGACGCGGGGCTTCGTGTGGATCAACGGCTTCGGCCTGGGCCGTTACTGGAGCGCGGGCCCGCAGCGGTCGCTGTACGTGCCGGGGCCGGTGGTGCGGGAGGGCACCAACGAGATATGGGTACTGGAGTTCGAGCAGGCGGGGGCCGCCCCGCCCGTGCTCGGCCCCGTACCGGGGATCGGGACCCGCGAGAATCCCCCCGCCTGCCCGTAG
- a CDS encoding SDR family oxidoreductase codes for MSGICYGRVVAVTGAGRGLGRAHALAFAAEGARVVVNDLGVGLDGTPSPDSPAARVVAEIRAAGGEAVAHGGDIATGAGAASLVATALDTYGRLDTLVNNAGFLRDRMLVNLDEDDWDAVLRVHLKGHFLPLKHAAAHWRAETKAGRTPEARVINTSSGAGLLGSVGQGNYSAAKAGIVGLTLVAAAELARYGVQVNAIAPAARTRMTAQTFATTMTAPPTGFDTMAPENVSPLVVWLGSTASTGVTGRVFETEGGRITVMEGWSPGPTADKGARWTPEEAGGAVLKLLEEAQPQGPVYGAAS; via the coding sequence CGTCGCCGTCACCGGCGCGGGCCGAGGTCTCGGCCGCGCCCACGCACTGGCGTTCGCCGCCGAGGGCGCGCGGGTCGTCGTCAACGACCTCGGCGTGGGCCTCGACGGCACCCCCAGCCCCGACAGCCCGGCGGCCCGCGTCGTCGCCGAGATCCGCGCGGCCGGCGGCGAAGCGGTCGCCCACGGCGGCGACATCGCGACCGGCGCCGGAGCCGCGTCCCTGGTGGCGACCGCTCTCGACACCTACGGCCGCCTCGACACCCTCGTCAACAACGCCGGCTTCCTGCGCGACCGCATGCTCGTCAACCTCGACGAGGACGACTGGGACGCCGTCCTCCGCGTCCACCTGAAAGGCCACTTCCTCCCCCTCAAACACGCCGCCGCCCACTGGCGAGCCGAAACCAAGGCCGGCCGCACACCCGAGGCCCGCGTCATCAACACCAGCAGCGGCGCCGGTCTGCTGGGCTCGGTCGGCCAGGGCAACTACAGCGCCGCCAAGGCCGGGATCGTGGGCCTGACCCTGGTCGCCGCGGCCGAACTCGCCCGCTACGGCGTCCAGGTCAACGCCATCGCCCCCGCCGCCCGCACCCGCATGACGGCCCAGACCTTCGCCACCACCATGACCGCCCCGCCCACCGGCTTCGACACGATGGCCCCGGAGAACGTCTCCCCCCTGGTCGTCTGGCTGGGCTCGACGGCGAGCACGGGAGTCACGGGCCGCGTCTTCGAGACGGAGGGCGGCCGTATCACGGTGATGGAGGGCTGGAGCCCGGGCCCGACGGCCGACAAGGGGGCGCGCTGGACCCCGGAGGAGGCGGGAGGAGCGGTACTGAAGCTACTTGAGGAGGCGCAGCCCCAGGGCCCGGTATATGGAGCGGCAAGCTGA